A genomic segment from Lignipirellula cremea encodes:
- a CDS encoding DUF1588 domain-containing protein: protein MTQILKTRNFDGTFGSWGFALVVVELGFRTLCFCLGLLAGVTTLYADYQQAVRPLFQSHCIVCHGPAKQESDLRLDKLTGDLSAHPDEADIWSAILEQLETGAMPPGKRTRPKPEEIAQATAWIRRNVGQAEVALERRMRFPENGNRVPHEVLFDPETARRAPKIAASPARFWRVTPETYEARQLAWHNAFGGSPDPQVGSNAAPFGLYVKNELKNYSSLFVLESAESEGLINNALAMMKRVVSDTKHPRSLIAKMIRSETEVNDENLQEVLTIAYAIWLRRPPTADELTAKTSHLRAMIKRHGLQGGLMYGLVPIIADPEAAFAIELGRVEPGSEPVMLTPLELADALERAIVDRQDRRQSFGPFHRLAVDGKLSSRGEVRAALQKIKLNTSQTTLRFFAEFFMYPHSEGVFKCPKDILHQQRELQNPYFEGWRSGKDAAMPNVTGGADELIREVLEEDRQVLREILVRPLAYPGKPYKTWRRQLEYGVAKRDESYARVEKELAEVRAAGDEKKIEQLEKELKRLHNHEYQALQDRLKWLEKPDLPDRIGILNQRAWLVANSTNVTNHPIHRGKWIRERLLAQRIPEVPAGVDAVLPDDPDRTLRQRMEKTRQAECWQCHQLMDPLGLPFERYDHFGSWRKTELEKPVDVTGEIVNSGDPAIDGPVAGPDELVRRLAASPRVEQSFVRHAFRFWMGRNETLDDARTIQHAHQAYQESDGSMSALVESLLLSDAFLYRQGALPEEVSSHEP from the coding sequence ATGACGCAGATATTGAAAACCAGAAACTTTGATGGGACTTTCGGTTCGTGGGGATTTGCACTCGTTGTTGTGGAGTTGGGCTTTCGCACTTTGTGTTTCTGCCTTGGTTTACTCGCGGGCGTAACCACGTTATACGCAGATTATCAGCAAGCGGTCCGTCCTCTGTTTCAATCACACTGCATCGTCTGTCATGGACCGGCGAAGCAAGAAAGCGACCTGCGGTTGGATAAGCTCACCGGCGATTTGTCGGCGCATCCTGACGAAGCGGACATCTGGTCCGCCATCCTGGAGCAACTCGAAACCGGCGCCATGCCTCCGGGGAAACGAACACGGCCTAAGCCGGAAGAGATCGCGCAGGCGACTGCCTGGATCCGGCGGAACGTGGGTCAAGCGGAAGTCGCGCTCGAACGCCGCATGCGTTTTCCCGAGAATGGCAATCGTGTTCCTCACGAGGTGCTGTTCGATCCCGAGACGGCGCGGCGCGCTCCAAAAATCGCCGCCAGCCCAGCCCGCTTCTGGCGGGTCACGCCGGAGACCTACGAAGCTCGTCAACTTGCCTGGCACAACGCATTCGGCGGTTCGCCGGACCCGCAGGTGGGCAGCAACGCCGCTCCGTTCGGTCTCTATGTGAAAAATGAACTCAAGAACTACTCGTCACTGTTCGTGCTCGAGTCGGCCGAGTCCGAAGGGCTGATCAACAATGCCTTGGCGATGATGAAACGGGTCGTCAGCGATACGAAACATCCCCGTTCGCTGATCGCGAAAATGATCCGCAGCGAAACCGAAGTGAATGACGAAAATCTGCAAGAAGTGCTTACCATCGCTTACGCCATCTGGCTGCGCCGCCCTCCGACCGCTGACGAGTTGACCGCCAAGACCAGCCACCTGCGAGCGATGATCAAGCGGCACGGGCTGCAGGGCGGCCTCATGTATGGCCTGGTGCCGATCATTGCCGACCCGGAAGCGGCATTCGCGATTGAACTGGGCCGGGTTGAACCCGGCAGCGAACCGGTGATGCTCACGCCGCTGGAGCTTGCCGACGCCCTGGAACGTGCGATCGTCGACCGACAGGACCGCCGACAGTCGTTCGGCCCGTTTCATAGGCTGGCGGTCGACGGCAAGCTCAGCAGCCGCGGCGAGGTCCGCGCTGCGCTGCAAAAAATCAAACTCAACACCAGCCAGACGACGCTGCGCTTCTTCGCCGAGTTCTTCATGTACCCGCATTCCGAAGGCGTTTTCAAGTGCCCGAAGGACATCCTGCATCAACAACGCGAGTTGCAGAATCCGTACTTCGAGGGCTGGCGGTCGGGCAAGGACGCGGCGATGCCCAACGTCACCGGCGGCGCTGACGAGCTGATTCGCGAGGTCCTGGAGGAAGACCGCCAAGTTTTGCGCGAGATCCTCGTGCGCCCGCTCGCCTATCCCGGCAAACCGTACAAGACCTGGCGGCGGCAACTGGAATACGGCGTCGCCAAAAGAGATGAGAGCTACGCGCGTGTGGAGAAAGAGTTGGCGGAGGTCCGAGCAGCGGGAGACGAAAAGAAGATCGAGCAACTTGAAAAGGAGCTCAAGCGTCTGCACAACCACGAATATCAGGCCCTGCAGGATCGCCTGAAGTGGCTCGAAAAGCCTGACCTGCCCGATCGCATTGGGATCCTGAACCAGCGCGCCTGGCTGGTGGCCAATTCGACCAACGTCACCAACCATCCGATCCACCGCGGGAAGTGGATTCGGGAGCGGTTGCTCGCCCAGAGAATTCCCGAAGTGCCGGCGGGCGTCGATGCCGTGTTGCCCGACGACCCCGATCGCACGCTGCGACAGCGGATGGAGAAGACGCGCCAGGCCGAATGCTGGCAGTGCCATCAGTTGATGGATCCGCTGGGACTGCCCTTTGAACGCTACGACCATTTCGGCAGTTGGCGGAAGACCGAGCTGGAAAAACCAGTCGACGTCACAGGCGAAATCGTCAACAGCGGCGACCCGGCCATTGACGGTCCGGTTGCGGGGCCTGATGAATTGGTGCGGCGACTGGCTGCTTCCCCGCGCGTCGAACAAAGCTTTGTCCGTCACGCCTTCCGCTTCTGGATGGGACGCAACGAAACGCTGGACGACGCACGCACGATCCAACACGCGCACCAGGCTTACCAGGAAAGCGACGGCAGCATGTCGGCGCTGGTGGAATCCTTGTTGCTATCCGACGCCTTCCTGTATCGCCAAGGCGCACTCCCTGAGGAGGTTTCTTCCCATGAACCTTGA
- a CDS encoding chitobiase/beta-hexosaminidase C-terminal domain-containing protein produces the protein MRNSAFAVWWKNWTVVLLMVFVSALQADENLPEMRPPKPIEGAVNHLDVAYLPDRLTGCWEDRWLKMNIHVPPGEGPFPCLVFVHGGGYGGGDKDGGLWNAGPGSEFSTRVKAVEAGYVVVNMNYILTYGGASQPQVFWDFRSAIRFLRANAEKYRIDPGRIGAWGFSAGGWLASSASFADADDLYRLRATAQPGFDQRLHLLELPYDDPRAPYDAFSSRLTCVVADLWKSPELLRPQSPALLTLVGAGANHRDAEKLGGGRMDLLQFTNPKYAGQSSLHVPKVTEPVKSLHGNGESTYEVEALRWLDQELTGDKVRAIPPEARPLLRRFAEQVAIRLIAASPDAVIHYTIDCSEPNSSSPVFERPFTITDTTVVKAISVRQGERPSAASIATFVKGEPPPAIMGPETIVLPSARVGRPYSQAFVAVGASVWNLTGMIDLSQQGNKRFVDPGIRLDATTGVLSGAPQRAGAFTFQIQAAQGFFKQADARCYLLNVEPADNE, from the coding sequence ATGCGAAATTCCGCGTTCGCTGTTTGGTGGAAGAACTGGACCGTTGTGCTGTTGATGGTCTTTGTATCGGCGCTTCAGGCGGATGAAAATCTACCGGAGATGCGTCCGCCCAAGCCGATCGAGGGCGCCGTCAATCACTTGGATGTCGCCTATCTGCCCGATCGCCTGACCGGCTGTTGGGAAGATCGTTGGCTCAAAATGAACATCCATGTTCCGCCCGGCGAGGGGCCGTTTCCGTGCCTGGTATTCGTTCACGGCGGCGGCTATGGAGGGGGCGATAAGGACGGCGGACTATGGAATGCGGGGCCGGGTTCCGAGTTTTCCACGCGGGTGAAGGCGGTCGAAGCAGGCTATGTCGTCGTCAACATGAATTACATCCTCACTTACGGCGGCGCCTCGCAGCCGCAAGTGTTTTGGGATTTCCGTAGCGCGATCCGATTTTTGCGGGCCAACGCCGAGAAGTACCGCATCGACCCCGGCCGCATTGGCGCCTGGGGGTTTTCGGCGGGCGGGTGGTTGGCGTCGTCTGCTTCGTTTGCGGATGCTGATGATTTGTACCGTCTTCGCGCGACCGCACAACCGGGTTTTGATCAGCGGTTGCATCTGCTCGAACTGCCGTACGACGATCCTCGCGCGCCGTACGATGCTTTCAGTTCACGATTAACGTGCGTTGTTGCAGACCTTTGGAAATCGCCCGAATTGCTGCGTCCCCAGTCGCCGGCGTTGTTGACTCTTGTCGGCGCCGGAGCGAACCACCGAGACGCCGAGAAGTTGGGCGGAGGGCGGATGGACTTGCTGCAGTTCACTAATCCCAAGTATGCCGGCCAGTCGAGTCTGCACGTTCCAAAAGTTACCGAGCCCGTGAAGTCGCTCCATGGGAATGGTGAGTCGACTTACGAAGTCGAAGCATTGCGTTGGCTCGATCAAGAGCTCACGGGGGACAAGGTCCGAGCCATTCCCCCGGAGGCGCGTCCCCTGCTACGCCGGTTTGCCGAGCAGGTCGCCATTCGCCTGATCGCAGCTTCGCCCGACGCCGTTATCCATTACACCATCGACTGCAGCGAGCCAAATTCCTCCTCGCCCGTTTTCGAGCGGCCGTTCACGATTACGGATACGACGGTCGTCAAAGCGATCAGCGTTCGCCAAGGCGAACGCCCTTCGGCAGCGAGCATCGCGACCTTCGTAAAAGGCGAACCGCCGCCCGCCATCATGGGGCCAGAGACAATCGTGTTGCCATCGGCCCGAGTCGGTCGCCCCTATAGTCAAGCGTTTGTCGCCGTCGGCGCGTCGGTATGGAACCTCACAGGAATGATCGACCTCTCCCAGCAAGGGAATAAGCGTTTTGTCGACCCAGGAATTCGGCTCGACGCAACCACCGGCGTACTCTCCGGCGCGCCGCAGCGAGCGGGCGCTTTCACGTTCCAGATCCAAGCCGCTCAAGGCTTTTTCAAACAGGCGGACGCCCGCTGTTATCTGTTGAACGTCGAGCCTGCTGATAATGAGTGA
- a CDS encoding DUF1552 domain-containing protein, with protein MNLDRQKLDRRSLLQQIAWGASAAFLSPVITRQLHAAEKTQAVTGGPKRFIFFNMGNGMHPKHLRPDGLDEARKAAVRTESLVDVDLATVKLPLWSEPLADYQNQMSIVQGLYGYHIWPEHGAKYGFLAGAKKAVVPKYQTIDCALSELFPQTPLDMLGFSMSQLDKMSSSPVTSAASARGDGSPFPLFAHPKMAYDSLFGAAAGGESGDAFQAQLAWYDQLIERSEMIRRRFSGAERQRFDIYCQGLQRSRQQRTDLMAMKAQLARHAPKLSEAYEHPEYDRQWWECNVELGIAALKAGITNVVTFDGGGGGPDSLPLSGFDFNMERVKNSHNLGHLGLGTGTDAPEWVTMRHFSFDLVLRIIKALENEPEPGGEGSMFDNSLIVYSSDCGEDQHAVGFEWPFLLIGNLGGRMRTGRYLQFPLWGNPKSNSDFHRPRPERDGRAVNALWATLLHAAGKPVDHFNLVDAYAGLDRHGPMEELLA; from the coding sequence ATGAACCTTGATCGACAGAAACTTGATCGACGAAGTCTGCTCCAACAGATTGCATGGGGCGCGAGTGCAGCTTTTCTATCACCGGTCATCACGCGGCAACTACATGCGGCTGAGAAGACGCAGGCCGTAACCGGCGGACCCAAGCGTTTCATTTTCTTTAACATGGGCAACGGGATGCACCCCAAGCACCTGCGCCCGGATGGACTGGATGAGGCCCGCAAGGCTGCCGTACGCACAGAATCTCTCGTCGATGTCGACCTTGCGACCGTCAAACTGCCGTTGTGGTCGGAGCCGCTGGCCGACTACCAGAATCAAATGTCGATCGTTCAGGGGCTGTACGGCTATCACATCTGGCCCGAACACGGTGCGAAGTATGGTTTCCTCGCCGGCGCCAAGAAGGCGGTGGTCCCCAAATATCAGACGATCGACTGCGCGCTGAGTGAACTTTTCCCACAAACCCCGCTCGACATGCTCGGCTTTAGCATGAGCCAGCTTGACAAGATGTCCTCCTCGCCGGTGACTAGCGCCGCCTCGGCGCGGGGCGACGGCAGTCCCTTCCCGCTCTTCGCCCATCCCAAAATGGCCTACGACAGCCTGTTCGGCGCCGCGGCCGGTGGGGAAAGCGGCGACGCCTTTCAGGCTCAACTCGCCTGGTATGACCAACTGATCGAGCGCAGCGAAATGATCCGGCGGCGGTTCAGCGGCGCCGAACGCCAGCGATTCGACATCTACTGCCAGGGGCTCCAACGGAGCCGTCAGCAACGCACCGACCTGATGGCTATGAAGGCTCAACTCGCCCGCCACGCGCCGAAACTGAGCGAGGCATACGAGCATCCCGAATACGACCGGCAATGGTGGGAGTGCAATGTCGAACTCGGCATTGCCGCGTTGAAAGCCGGCATCACCAATGTTGTCACCTTCGACGGCGGCGGAGGAGGCCCCGACAGCCTGCCTTTGTCCGGCTTCGATTTCAATATGGAGCGCGTGAAGAACTCGCACAATTTGGGCCATCTCGGGCTGGGAACCGGAACCGACGCGCCCGAATGGGTGACGATGCGGCATTTCAGTTTCGATCTGGTGCTGAGAATCATCAAGGCTCTTGAGAATGAGCCGGAACCGGGCGGTGAAGGGAGTATGTTTGACAACAGCCTGATCGTTTACTCGTCCGATTGCGGCGAGGACCAGCATGCGGTCGGCTTCGAATGGCCGTTCCTGCTGATCGGCAACCTCGGCGGCCGTATGCGAACGGGTCGCTATTTGCAGTTCCCGCTCTGGGGAAATCCAAAGTCAAACAGCGACTTCCATCGACCGCGCCCCGAGCGCGACGGCCGCGCAGTCAATGCGCTGTGGGCGACCCTGCTGCATGCCGCCGGCAAACCGGTCGATCACTTCAACCTGGTGGACGCATACGCCGGCCTTGATCGTCACGGACCGATGGAAGAGTTGTTGGCGTAA
- a CDS encoding DUF1501 domain-containing protein has translation MLTLTDSRFARSPSVFGRRDFLRVGSLCGLTLPGLLAAKAQAAPLKNAYRNKSVVFLFLQGGPPQIETFDPKLGVTDDIRSCTGEIPTNVPGVWFGGTFPKLAQRADRLAVVRSFASGQGGHNQIPILTGNHPSGAAMGAMCARGTGAFNMETGVPMHTVIIPEAVQPDLKLGQPTGTFGLPGIESRVAGAGNLGNVYKGFVRNGSPEQLGNFSLKLPADRFADRFQLLGQLDELRRRLDQTGELDGVSEIERQAHDLLLRGVGDAFDLSQEDPKTIARYDTSHLFNMADYHEGGKYFLYQGKKKLVDQLRWTNLLGKEMLLARRLCEAGCGFVTVVDSSWDFHGGGANNPGTPVGMKTLGAQVDHAVAAFLDDLDARGLSDDILLVITGEMGRTPKKSGADGGTNHHGSLTPLLLAGGGLKMGQAIGSSDRIGARPASKPYGPENLLATVLHTLFDAAEIRIKPDIVSTEVANTILNGQPIEELF, from the coding sequence ATGTTGACCCTGACCGATTCCCGATTTGCCCGGAGTCCGTCCGTTTTCGGCCGCCGCGATTTTCTTCGCGTCGGCAGTCTGTGCGGGTTGACGCTGCCTGGGTTATTGGCGGCCAAAGCTCAGGCAGCACCGCTGAAGAATGCGTACCGGAACAAATCGGTTGTGTTCCTCTTCCTGCAAGGCGGACCGCCGCAGATCGAGACGTTCGACCCCAAACTCGGCGTGACGGATGACATCCGCAGTTGCACCGGAGAGATTCCGACGAACGTGCCGGGAGTCTGGTTTGGCGGCACCTTTCCGAAATTGGCTCAGCGGGCCGACCGCCTTGCCGTGGTCCGTTCGTTTGCCAGCGGCCAGGGGGGTCATAATCAAATCCCGATCCTGACGGGCAATCATCCGTCGGGCGCAGCGATGGGCGCCATGTGCGCCCGCGGTACGGGAGCCTTCAACATGGAAACCGGGGTGCCGATGCACACGGTCATTATACCCGAGGCCGTGCAGCCCGATCTCAAGCTCGGTCAGCCGACGGGAACCTTCGGACTTCCGGGGATCGAGAGCCGTGTCGCCGGCGCCGGCAACCTCGGCAATGTCTACAAGGGGTTTGTGCGAAACGGCAGTCCGGAGCAGTTGGGAAACTTCTCGCTGAAGTTACCGGCCGACCGCTTTGCCGATCGATTCCAGCTTCTGGGACAACTTGACGAACTACGACGCCGGCTCGATCAAACCGGCGAACTCGACGGAGTGAGCGAAATCGAACGGCAAGCGCACGACCTGTTGCTTCGCGGCGTCGGCGACGCCTTCGACCTCTCCCAGGAAGATCCAAAAACCATCGCCCGTTACGACACCAGTCACCTCTTCAACATGGCCGACTACCACGAAGGCGGCAAATATTTTCTGTACCAGGGGAAGAAGAAACTAGTCGATCAATTGCGTTGGACCAATCTGTTGGGCAAGGAGATGCTGCTAGCCCGGCGTCTTTGCGAGGCCGGATGCGGATTCGTTACGGTGGTCGATTCGAGCTGGGATTTCCATGGCGGCGGCGCAAATAATCCAGGAACGCCCGTGGGCATGAAGACCTTGGGAGCGCAAGTCGATCATGCCGTCGCGGCGTTCCTGGACGACCTCGACGCCCGTGGTTTGAGCGACGACATTTTGCTGGTCATCACGGGCGAGATGGGCCGCACCCCGAAAAAGTCAGGAGCCGACGGCGGCACGAATCACCATGGCTCTCTGACCCCGTTGCTGTTGGCGGGCGGGGGTTTGAAGATGGGGCAGGCGATCGGAAGCTCCGATCGCATCGGCGCCCGGCCAGCTTCAAAACCGTACGGCCCTGAGAATCTGTTGGCCACCGTGCTGCATACCCTGTTCGACGCAGCCGAGATCCGAATCAAACCCGACATCGTATCGACCGAGGTCGCCAACACGATCCTCAACGGACAGCCGATCGAAGAGCTTTTTTAA
- a CDS encoding DUF1592 domain-containing protein, which produces MVCWGSPLYADYPQTVRPLLQKYCFDCHGPKKQEGEMRLDGLDPVIGSFNQQERWVDVGDKLKQGDMPPAKAPQPTVEELATLITWVSENVRQSASRLAPPERFQVRRLTREQYNATLQDLLGLPLNFVKELPAEALSDEGFSNDAELLEISPLYIEYFLKNAEQAIDKAVVSEAQPSGGYNFQLLFAPLAKAIERGELSSAWTLYPDYQTRVGKPPKGEVWPPVSATYTGFPWKPNPKVKSPQELIEFSDGMLVAPRAKLHYGQIKSTWGRLSLAGEKYRNAFPTAGWLRVRITASSEIPEGAEPPSVQVMLNYDVLHGKTLNDLGTQKITAPQDRPETYDFLVRLENLNLPSQNNEKGPPYFEIWNPRWTSALDDSGVKNRGKGKLTPDTGPQSVAFIQSVEVNWPYFEQWPPNHNTQILGAANNEERSTAKAVLERFMRRAFRGPVDSRQVEEMLTLFDRDRAEGRSFLDSIRTSLATILCSPHFLYIDQSTSEEMLSQYAIASRLSYFLWNSMPDEQLFALARQAKLQEPDVLEAQTRRMLADPRSRRFVEQFASEWLDMPGLENVAVNREIFREFELGTEDRLKQETLSFFTEILDNDLSVLNFIDSDFLMMNNRLALHYGVPGVYDNVFHRVPAIEGRGGVLTHGSVLIATGTGEQSHPFRRGVWVLERLLGTPPPPPPPVVPELAGADPEFSTRPLKEQLEIHRRQASCAACHAKLDPWGLALENYDAIGLWRTQYKQGNKAQVVSVAMLPDGTGIESVAGLKRVILEEKRELFLKNFARKMLTYALARSLDATDETVVEELAGSLETNGGRMRQLVIDLVKHQAFQRL; this is translated from the coding sequence ATGGTGTGCTGGGGGTCGCCTCTTTACGCGGATTACCCGCAAACCGTTCGACCCTTACTGCAGAAGTACTGCTTCGACTGCCATGGCCCGAAGAAGCAGGAAGGCGAGATGCGGCTGGATGGACTCGATCCGGTCATCGGTTCGTTCAACCAACAGGAACGGTGGGTCGATGTCGGCGACAAGCTCAAGCAGGGCGATATGCCGCCGGCCAAGGCGCCGCAGCCGACGGTTGAGGAGTTGGCGACACTCATCACTTGGGTTTCAGAGAACGTCCGCCAGTCGGCGTCTCGATTGGCGCCGCCTGAGCGCTTTCAGGTTCGCCGCCTGACGCGGGAGCAGTACAACGCCACGTTACAGGATCTGCTGGGGCTGCCGCTGAATTTCGTCAAGGAACTGCCCGCGGAAGCGCTCTCCGATGAGGGGTTCAGCAACGACGCCGAGTTGCTCGAAATCTCGCCGCTCTATATCGAGTACTTTCTGAAAAACGCCGAACAGGCAATCGATAAGGCCGTGGTCTCGGAGGCGCAACCGTCAGGCGGCTACAACTTCCAACTGTTGTTCGCCCCGCTGGCCAAGGCGATTGAAAGAGGGGAGTTGTCCTCTGCCTGGACGCTCTACCCCGACTACCAGACCCGGGTCGGCAAGCCGCCGAAGGGAGAAGTGTGGCCGCCGGTCTCGGCAACGTACACGGGGTTTCCCTGGAAGCCGAATCCCAAGGTCAAGTCGCCGCAAGAACTGATCGAGTTTTCGGACGGCATGCTTGTCGCGCCGAGGGCCAAGCTCCATTACGGCCAAATCAAGAGCACGTGGGGACGCCTCAGCCTGGCCGGAGAGAAGTACCGCAACGCGTTTCCGACCGCAGGCTGGCTCCGCGTGCGAATCACTGCCAGCAGCGAAATCCCCGAAGGCGCCGAACCGCCCAGCGTGCAAGTCATGCTCAATTACGACGTCTTGCACGGTAAGACGCTGAACGACCTGGGAACGCAGAAAATCACTGCGCCGCAGGATCGACCGGAAACGTACGACTTTCTGGTTCGCCTGGAAAACCTCAACCTGCCCTCGCAAAACAATGAAAAGGGCCCGCCGTACTTTGAAATCTGGAATCCGCGTTGGACATCCGCGCTGGATGATAGCGGCGTCAAAAATCGGGGTAAGGGAAAGCTTACGCCCGATACGGGACCGCAGTCGGTTGCTTTTATCCAAAGCGTCGAGGTCAACTGGCCCTACTTCGAGCAGTGGCCGCCAAATCATAACACGCAGATCCTGGGAGCCGCCAACAACGAGGAACGGTCTACCGCCAAGGCGGTGCTTGAACGATTCATGCGGCGCGCTTTCCGTGGACCGGTTGATTCGCGACAGGTCGAAGAGATGCTGACGCTCTTTGACCGCGATCGGGCCGAAGGCCGATCCTTCCTTGATTCGATCCGCACATCGCTTGCAACAATACTCTGTTCGCCCCATTTTCTCTACATCGATCAATCGACTTCCGAGGAGATGCTCAGCCAGTACGCGATCGCCTCGCGATTGTCGTACTTTCTGTGGAATTCGATGCCCGACGAACAGCTCTTCGCGCTTGCCAGGCAGGCTAAGTTGCAGGAGCCAGATGTCCTCGAAGCCCAGACGCGGCGGATGCTTGCCGATCCGCGCTCACGGCGGTTCGTCGAGCAATTCGCGTCCGAATGGCTCGATATGCCAGGGCTGGAGAATGTCGCCGTTAACCGGGAAATCTTTCGTGAATTTGAGCTTGGCACAGAGGATCGACTGAAACAGGAAACGCTCAGCTTCTTCACGGAAATTCTCGATAACGACCTGAGCGTACTCAACTTCATCGATTCCGACTTTCTGATGATGAACAACCGACTGGCGTTGCACTACGGCGTCCCCGGCGTCTACGACAACGTCTTCCATCGCGTTCCGGCCATCGAAGGACGCGGCGGCGTGCTCACGCATGGCAGCGTTCTGATCGCAACCGGCACGGGCGAGCAGTCGCACCCCTTCAGGCGAGGCGTGTGGGTGTTGGAACGCCTGCTCGGAACGCCGCCTCCTCCGCCGCCGCCCGTCGTGCCCGAATTGGCCGGCGCCGATCCGGAATTCAGCACCAGGCCGCTCAAGGAACAATTGGAGATCCATCGCCGACAAGCATCTTGCGCAGCTTGCCACGCAAAGCTCGATCCTTGGGGACTGGCATTAGAGAACTACGACGCCATCGGCCTCTGGCGCACCCAATACAAACAGGGCAACAAGGCTCAGGTTGTATCCGTCGCGATGTTGCCAGACGGAACGGGGATCGAAAGTGTTGCAGGATTAAAGCGAGTGATCTTGGAAGAGAAGCGAGAACTGTTCTTGAAGAATTTTGCTCGCAAAATGCTCACGTACGCCTTGGCGCGGAGCCTCGATGCAACGGACGAAACCGTGGTGGAAGAACTCGCAGGTTCGCTCGAAACTAACGGCGGTCGCATGCGGCAATTGGTGATAGACCTGGTTAAGCACCAAGCTTTCCAACGACTCTAA
- a CDS encoding DUF1552 domain-containing protein — MKKSWQLDRRTILRGAGVAMALPLLEAMSFGAVDPAKSRPRRMVCAFFPNGVSLPPDPEKRDLYWFPEGEGRQYQLTKPLEPLSPFREDVTIVEGLEHFNSRGLHGHNAPDIWLTGADIRRSYKNSISVDQVAANALGPETRLPSLVLSPEGGVGNRANANTMSFNKRGLPIPSENDPRRIFERMFTEESASSVDTQRQHYQRQRSMLDRVLEDARSLQHKLGSADKEKLAQYLDSVREIEQRIERTEGWLNRPKPQVSTDMIRLDLDVAEPAEFMRTYYSLILLALQTDTTRVATYQIARERGHNNTGDQLSLALGIGGWHNVSHSAEQENGWENWAKLDRFTAEQFAWFLGRLKSIAEGDGNLLDHTVILYGCTSSKTHTALNYPTVLAGGDKLGLKHGQFLKYGKETPFSNVLYTMLRRMNLPKPPESFADSTGELAEVVA; from the coding sequence ATGAAAAAATCCTGGCAACTTGATCGGCGAACGATTCTCCGCGGCGCGGGCGTTGCGATGGCGCTGCCGCTGTTGGAAGCCATGTCCTTCGGCGCCGTGGATCCGGCGAAGAGCCGGCCTCGTCGCATGGTTTGCGCATTCTTTCCAAACGGCGTAAGCCTCCCGCCGGATCCCGAAAAAAGAGATCTCTACTGGTTCCCCGAAGGCGAGGGCCGGCAATATCAGCTCACCAAGCCGCTAGAGCCGCTTTCGCCGTTTCGCGAAGACGTAACCATCGTGGAAGGTTTAGAGCACTTTAACTCGCGCGGTCTGCATGGTCACAACGCCCCCGACATCTGGCTAACCGGCGCCGACATTCGCCGCAGTTACAAAAATTCGATTTCTGTCGATCAGGTCGCTGCCAACGCGCTGGGACCGGAGACACGATTGCCGTCGCTCGTGCTGTCGCCCGAAGGCGGCGTAGGCAATCGCGCCAACGCCAACACCATGTCGTTCAACAAACGCGGCTTGCCCATTCCGTCGGAGAACGATCCACGGCGGATTTTTGAGCGCATGTTTACCGAAGAGTCTGCGTCGTCCGTCGACACTCAGCGCCAGCATTACCAACGCCAGCGAAGCATGCTCGATCGCGTGCTGGAAGACGCTCGCAGTCTGCAACACAAACTGGGTTCGGCGGACAAGGAGAAGCTTGCCCAATATCTCGATTCGGTTCGTGAAATTGAACAACGCATCGAACGGACCGAGGGCTGGCTGAATCGTCCTAAACCGCAGGTCTCGACGGACATGATCCGACTCGATCTTGACGTCGCCGAACCGGCGGAGTTCATGCGCACCTATTACAGTCTCATCTTGCTCGCCTTGCAGACCGACACCACCCGCGTCGCCACTTACCAGATCGCGCGCGAGCGAGGTCACAACAATACCGGCGACCAGCTTTCCCTGGCGCTAGGAATCGGCGGCTGGCACAATGTCTCTCACAGCGCCGAGCAAGAAAACGGCTGGGAAAACTGGGCCAAACTCGACCGCTTCACCGCCGAGCAGTTCGCCTGGTTCCTTGGTCGTCTCAAGTCCATCGCGGAAGGGGACGGCAACCTGCTCGACCACACCGTCATCCTCTACGGCTGCACCAGCAGTAAAACGCACACAGCGCTGAATTACCCGACCGTCCTTGCCGGCGGTGACAAGCTCGGCCTCAAGCACGGCCAATTTCTCAAGTACGGCAAAGAGACGCCATTCTCCAACGTGCTTTATACAATGCTCCGTCGCATGAACTTGCCCAAGCCGCCCGAAAGCTTTGCCGACAGCACGGGCGAACTGGCAGAAGTCGTGGCCTAG